In the genome of Quercus robur chromosome 3, dhQueRobu3.1, whole genome shotgun sequence, one region contains:
- the LOC126719123 gene encoding uncharacterized protein LOC126719123: protein MEEGRQYRMNPEVFQAASTGDSNFFKELADSNSSTFLQVTIGKNTVLHVALQFKEIDAAKNIVNLSPKLVYETNSKGNTPLHVAASVGDSSMVKLLIDQAKKLDVETGGRQQLLSMVNQDADTALHVAVRYGNFDVVKELINEKDPAELVKQVNKVGESALFLAVDKQHYEMASHILSNDGDCSYAGRDGMNVLHALVIHTSTYSEKDDLLLQSNMKKYGRAGPAGQSRTRLMRVVPSVCI, encoded by the exons ATGGAAGAAGGAAGGCAATATAGAATGAATCCGGAAGTGTTCCAAGCTGCTTCCACTGGTGACTCAAATTTCTTTAAGGAGTTGGCAGATTCCAATAGTAGTACCTTTCTCCAAGTGACAATCGGGAAGAACACTGTTCTTCATGTTGCACTGCAATTCAAAGAAATTGACGCAGCAAAAAACATAGTTAATTTAAGTCCAAAGCTTGTGTATGAAACAAACTCCAAAGGCAATACTCCGCTACATGTTGCTGCAAGCGTAGGAGATTCTTCAATGGTAAAGCTTCTAATAGACCAGGCCAAAAAACTGGATGTTGAAACAGGTGGCCGACAGCAACTTCTGAGCATGGTGAATCAAGATGCGGATACTGCCTTGCATGTTGCTGTGCGATATGGTAACTTTGACGTTGTGAAAGAACTAATTAATGAGAAGGATCCAGCAGAACTGGTTAAGCAGGTAAACAAAGTTGGGGAATCCGCACTGTTCCTCGCTGTGGATAAACAACATTACGAGATGGCTTCTCATATCCTAAGTAATGATGGAGACTGCTCCTACGCTGGAAGGGATGGCATGAATGTCCTGCATGCACTCGTCATTCACACAAGTACTT ACAGTGAGAAGGATGATTTGCTGCTCCAAAGTAACATGAAGAAATACGGACGTGCAGGTCCTGCAGGACAATCTAGGACCCGTTTGATGCGTGTTGTCCCTTCTGTAtgtatttaa